In Streptomyces chartreusis, the following proteins share a genomic window:
- a CDS encoding YybH family protein — MSELVAELENHTARYVEAVNAGDFETVEKFYTADAVAVWEPGKPLSGDERRKYQREFLEAGPRMAAEPRQVFVTGRTALMIVDWTIDIPGTDGTTEHLEGVGVDVLTLGEDGVWRYAIDDPYGQAS; from the coding sequence ATGTCCGAGCTCGTCGCGGAACTGGAAAACCACACCGCTCGTTACGTCGAGGCAGTCAACGCCGGTGACTTCGAGACGGTCGAGAAGTTCTACACGGCCGACGCCGTCGCCGTATGGGAACCGGGCAAGCCGCTGAGCGGCGACGAGCGCCGTAAGTACCAGCGGGAATTCCTCGAGGCCGGGCCGCGGATGGCCGCCGAGCCCCGGCAGGTGTTCGTTACCGGCCGGACCGCCCTGATGATCGTCGACTGGACGATCGACATCCCCGGCACCGACGGCACGACCGAGCACCTCGAGGGCGTCGGGGTGGACGTGCTGACCCTCGGCGAGGACGGCGTGTGGCGCTACGCCATCGACGACCCGTACGGCCAGGCGAGCTGA
- a CDS encoding maleylpyruvate isomerase N-terminal domain-containing protein, whose product MTLSWPELVRTAAEDTTSALEKGADQDWRGKAGDLDWSCRETLSHIALGVVGYAGLLIARPTDRYITLFSSIDGHAPVPAALEGIRIAGTLLAGTVRDTEPDVRAWHPYGHSDAAGFAAMGVLELVVHGRDIAQAVGVEYTPSDALAAPVVERLFPDAPAGHSPAETLLWCTGRASLPGLPRRGAWRWDGRVRQA is encoded by the coding sequence ATGACTCTTTCATGGCCCGAACTGGTACGAACGGCGGCCGAGGACACCACTTCGGCACTGGAAAAGGGAGCAGATCAGGACTGGCGCGGAAAGGCGGGTGATCTGGACTGGAGCTGTCGGGAAACGCTTTCGCACATCGCGCTCGGCGTCGTGGGTTATGCCGGGCTGCTCATCGCCCGCCCCACCGACCGCTACATCACCCTGTTCTCCTCGATCGACGGGCACGCCCCCGTGCCGGCCGCGCTCGAGGGCATCCGGATCGCCGGCACGCTGCTGGCCGGCACCGTGCGCGACACGGAGCCGGACGTCCGGGCCTGGCACCCGTACGGGCACTCCGACGCGGCCGGGTTCGCGGCGATGGGCGTGCTCGAACTCGTCGTGCACGGGCGGGACATCGCGCAGGCCGTGGGCGTGGAGTACACGCCCTCGGACGCGCTGGCGGCGCCGGTCGTCGAGCGGCTCTTCCCGGACGCGCCGGCCGGCCACTCCCCTGCCGAGACGCTCCTGTGGTGCACGGGCCGCGCCTCCCTGCCGGGGCTGCCGCGTCGCGGTGCCTGGCGCTGGGACGGCCGGGTGCGCCAGGCGTAA
- a CDS encoding NAD(P)-dependent oxidoreductase: MGDNHTSVSVLGLGLMGQALAAAFLKAGHATTVWNRSADKADGLVADGAVRAANPADAVAASDLVVVCVSTYDVVHDVIGSLGDDLRGKTVVNLTTGSSEQARQTAEWAEKNGAKYLDGAIMITPPGIGAETSVLFYAGDQAVFDAHEPVLKLLGGGTTYLGTDHGKPALFDVSLLGLMWGALNSFLHGVAIVETGDVKAQEFLPWAHMWLDAIKMFTADYAAQIDAGDGKFPANDATLETHLGALKHLVEESEALGVDTELPKYSEALMEGIIAQGHAKNSYASVVKAYRRPQQ, encoded by the coding sequence ATGGGTGACAACCACACCTCGGTGTCGGTGCTCGGCCTCGGCCTGATGGGGCAGGCCCTGGCCGCCGCCTTCCTGAAGGCGGGTCACGCCACCACCGTGTGGAACCGTTCGGCGGACAAGGCCGACGGCCTCGTCGCGGACGGCGCGGTCCGCGCCGCGAACCCCGCCGACGCCGTCGCCGCGAGCGACCTCGTGGTCGTGTGCGTGTCGACGTACGACGTGGTCCACGACGTCATCGGCTCGCTGGGCGACGACCTGCGCGGCAAGACCGTCGTCAACCTGACCACGGGCTCCTCCGAGCAGGCCCGGCAGACCGCCGAGTGGGCGGAGAAGAACGGCGCCAAGTACCTCGACGGCGCCATCATGATCACCCCGCCCGGGATCGGCGCCGAGACGTCCGTCCTCTTCTACGCCGGCGACCAGGCCGTCTTCGACGCCCACGAGCCCGTGCTGAAGCTCCTCGGCGGCGGCACCACCTACCTCGGCACCGACCACGGCAAGCCCGCCCTGTTCGACGTGTCGCTGCTCGGCCTGATGTGGGGCGCCCTCAACAGCTTCCTGCACGGCGTCGCCATCGTGGAGACCGGTGACGTGAAGGCGCAGGAGTTCCTGCCCTGGGCGCACATGTGGCTCGACGCCATCAAGATGTTCACGGCCGACTACGCCGCGCAGATCGACGCCGGTGACGGGAAGTTCCCGGCCAACGACGCCACCCTGGAGACGCACCTCGGCGCGCTCAAGCACCTCGTCGAGGAGAGCGAGGCGCTCGGCGTCGACACCGAACTGCCCAAGTACTCCGAGGCGCTGATGGAGGGCATCATCGCCCAGGGCCACGCCAAGAACAGCTATGCCAGTGTCGTGAAGGCGTACCGCCGCCCGCAGCAGTGA
- a CDS encoding flavin monoamine oxidase family protein, with translation MHTTGPNSRPRPTRRTLLKAAGAAAVATPALTPVASAATRVAEAADWDVVVIGAGFAGITAARELRARGKRVLVLEARDRIGGRTWTDTYGGQLIERGGTWVEPTQPYLGAELTRYSLALEEDEPISTTWLPTPSGPRQFTPEDGFGRIGTIFDRMFDGSRTYFERPFQPLHRSDLLQNLDKLTLRDRLTELALTPEEELLVNGQTAVYAGGSSTTGAFTMFAHWWALAGHTNQGWNDTMRWRIAKGTKALLQAMINEARPTIKLSSPVASVNDTGSIAYVTTTSGTRYSAKAVVVAMPVNALSTVKFTPSLPAVLTTATTQGIAVANAVKLWIHARKGAGRVYGQGAEGGSPIPMLLPFKETSEGMLYIAFSTDPRLDPTSVPQVKKAVQQLGVNLDIIGLKVHDWGRDPYARGGWAFRKPRQLTTLYPDVTFTSGRLSFASGDIANGWSGYIDGAIESGLRAARQAAGEE, from the coding sequence ATGCACACCACCGGACCCAACAGTCGGCCGCGGCCGACGCGCCGCACCCTGCTCAAGGCGGCCGGGGCGGCAGCAGTCGCCACGCCCGCGCTCACCCCGGTCGCCTCGGCCGCCACCCGCGTCGCGGAGGCGGCGGACTGGGACGTCGTCGTCATCGGAGCGGGGTTCGCGGGCATCACCGCCGCCCGCGAACTGCGCGCCCGTGGCAAGCGGGTGCTCGTCCTGGAGGCCCGCGACCGCATCGGCGGCCGCACCTGGACGGACACCTACGGCGGCCAGCTGATCGAGCGCGGCGGGACCTGGGTCGAGCCGACCCAGCCCTACCTCGGCGCCGAACTCACCCGCTACTCCCTGGCGTTGGAGGAGGACGAGCCGATCTCGACCACCTGGCTGCCGACGCCCAGCGGGCCGCGGCAGTTCACGCCGGAGGACGGGTTCGGCCGGATCGGTACCATCTTCGACCGCATGTTCGATGGTTCGCGAACGTACTTCGAGCGGCCGTTCCAGCCCCTGCACCGGTCCGACCTGCTGCAGAACCTGGACAAGCTGACGCTGCGCGACCGTCTCACCGAGCTCGCCCTCACGCCCGAGGAGGAACTCCTCGTCAACGGGCAGACGGCGGTCTACGCCGGCGGGTCGAGCACGACCGGCGCGTTCACCATGTTCGCCCACTGGTGGGCGCTGGCCGGCCACACCAACCAGGGGTGGAACGACACCATGCGCTGGCGCATCGCCAAGGGCACCAAGGCCCTGCTCCAGGCGATGATCAACGAGGCCAGGCCGACGATCAAGCTCAGTTCACCGGTCGCCTCGGTGAACGACACCGGTTCGATCGCGTACGTCACCACCACCTCCGGCACCCGCTACAGCGCCAAGGCGGTCGTCGTCGCGATGCCCGTCAACGCCCTGAGCACGGTCAAGTTCACCCCGTCCCTGCCCGCGGTGCTCACCACCGCCACCACCCAGGGCATCGCCGTCGCCAACGCGGTCAAGCTGTGGATCCACGCCCGCAAGGGAGCCGGCCGGGTCTACGGCCAGGGCGCCGAGGGCGGTTCGCCGATCCCCATGCTGCTGCCGTTCAAGGAGACGAGCGAAGGCATGCTCTACATCGCCTTCAGCACCGACCCGCGGCTCGACCCGACCAGTGTCCCCCAGGTGAAGAAGGCCGTGCAGCAGCTCGGCGTGAACCTGGACATCATCGGGCTCAAGGTGCACGACTGGGGCCGCGACCCCTACGCACGCGGCGGCTGGGCCTTCCGCAAGCCGCGTCAGCTCACCACGCTCTACCCGGATGTCACCTTCACCAGCGGGCGGCTCTCGTTCGCCAGCGGTGACATAGCCAACGGCTGGAGCGGCTACATCGACGGCGCCATCGAGTCCGGTCTGCGTGCCGCGCGGCAGGCAGCGGGCGAGGAATGA
- a CDS encoding flavin monoamine oxidase family protein: MTENGDSTTPRATAGVTRRTLLKAAGATALTAGAVTATTSSAAAEGRPYDAIVVGAGYAGGTVARELGARGMRVLVLEARGRIGGRIEPGTLAGQHIELGGGWFGPGQDLVARELRRYSLTTTEDVHATRMVMPGPGGYASHTPQEAGARLNSLFADFYAGSEQYFERPYEPLHRGDLLASVDRLSLADRIAQLGLTGVDHDWVSGATSVFAGGNRTGSLTGLAQWYQLAGGTYDKFLSVMSELPQGGMISILERMLRESGATVSLNSPVTAIRERGGRTQVEVRGGRVHEAPVVVLATPVNMWSTLTFEPGLPKVYADAAREGLGVPHATKLWLRVRGTSEAVSAQAPEGAPILLLIPQKELPDGRIFVAFTGPALDVSDPQAVRAAVRGLLPEARVVEYRAKEWHKDPYARGGWGLRRPGQLLRQLPDIQQPFGRVVFAGGDIASGWNGAFVEGALESGFRAAEQAAALAG, encoded by the coding sequence ATGACCGAGAACGGCGACAGCACGACACCTCGCGCCACCGCAGGCGTCACCCGAAGAACGCTCCTCAAAGCGGCGGGCGCCACCGCGCTCACCGCGGGCGCCGTCACCGCGACGACGTCCTCAGCCGCGGCCGAGGGCAGGCCCTACGACGCGATCGTCGTCGGCGCAGGGTACGCGGGCGGCACGGTCGCCCGGGAGCTGGGCGCCCGCGGCATGAGGGTCCTGGTGCTGGAGGCGCGCGGCCGGATAGGCGGCCGTATCGAGCCCGGCACGCTGGCCGGACAGCACATCGAGCTCGGCGGCGGCTGGTTCGGCCCCGGCCAGGACCTCGTCGCCCGCGAACTGCGGCGCTACTCGCTGACCACCACCGAGGACGTGCACGCCACCCGCATGGTCATGCCCGGCCCCGGCGGCTACGCCAGCCACACCCCGCAGGAGGCGGGCGCCCGCCTCAACAGCCTCTTCGCGGACTTCTACGCCGGCTCCGAGCAGTACTTCGAGCGGCCCTACGAGCCGCTGCACCGGGGGGACCTGCTGGCGTCCGTGGACCGCCTGTCGCTCGCCGACCGCATCGCCCAGCTCGGCCTCACCGGCGTCGACCACGACTGGGTCAGCGGCGCCACCTCTGTGTTCGCCGGCGGCAACCGCACCGGCTCCCTCACAGGCCTCGCCCAGTGGTACCAGCTCGCCGGCGGCACCTACGACAAGTTCCTGTCGGTGATGAGCGAGCTCCCGCAGGGCGGCATGATCTCGATCCTGGAGCGGATGCTGCGCGAGTCCGGGGCGACCGTCAGCCTCAACTCGCCGGTCACCGCGATCCGGGAGCGCGGCGGCCGCACCCAGGTCGAGGTCCGCGGCGGCCGGGTTCACGAGGCGCCGGTCGTCGTGCTCGCCACGCCCGTCAACATGTGGTCCACGCTCACCTTCGAGCCCGGCCTGCCCAAGGTGTACGCCGACGCCGCCCGCGAGGGCCTCGGCGTCCCGCACGCCACCAAGCTGTGGCTGCGGGTGCGGGGCACCTCCGAGGCGGTGTCCGCCCAGGCACCGGAGGGCGCCCCGATCCTGCTGCTGATCCCGCAGAAGGAGCTGCCCGACGGCCGCATCTTCGTCGCCTTCACCGGCCCCGCCCTCGACGTGTCCGACCCGCAGGCGGTGCGCGCCGCGGTCCGCGGGCTGCTGCCGGAGGCCAGGGTCGTCGAGTACCGGGCGAAGGAATGGCACAAGGACCCCTACGCGCGCGGCGGCTGGGGCCTGCGCAGGCCGGGGCAGCTCCTGCGCCAGCTGCCGGACATCCAGCAGCCGTTCGGCCGTGTCGTGTTCGCGGGCGGAGACATAGCGAGCGGCTGGAACGGCGCCTTCGTCGAAGGTGCCCTGGAGTCCGGCTTCCGTGCCGCGGAACAGGCGGCCGCCCTGGCCGGCTGA
- a CDS encoding YybH family protein: protein MSATSFTVPFDPERPDLTSDTDIQNEIFIQVFNSGDGELFNRLYLEDSVSNFSGEPLTGADRLKFFKEFLSAKPTLKAKVTHSYVAGDVALIGVEYSIDTTGPDGEPVRLEGVCTDVLRRIEDGRWLMAIDRPVAATGLVAD from the coding sequence ATGTCTGCCACCTCCTTCACCGTCCCGTTCGACCCGGAACGGCCCGACCTCACCTCCGACACCGACATCCAGAACGAGATCTTCATCCAGGTGTTCAACTCGGGTGACGGTGAGCTGTTCAACCGCCTCTACCTCGAGGACTCGGTGTCGAACTTCTCCGGCGAGCCCCTGACGGGCGCCGACCGGCTGAAGTTCTTCAAGGAGTTCCTGTCCGCCAAGCCGACCCTGAAGGCGAAGGTCACCCACTCGTACGTGGCCGGCGACGTCGCGCTGATCGGCGTCGAGTACTCCATCGACACCACCGGCCCGGACGGTGAGCCCGTCCGCCTGGAGGGCGTCTGCACCGATGTGCTGCGCCGCATCGAGGACGGCCGCTGGCTGATGGCCATCGACCGCCCGGTGGCGGCGACCGGTCTCGTCGCCGACTAG
- a CDS encoding acyl-CoA dehydrogenase family protein yields MATNDDLAAVLEAVDSIVPALRENGRAAEDRGWLLDESIELLEKAGVFRMAVPRRFGGLDLPLADQAKVITEIGRGCPAAAWVTMVWVTSTWTATLYPDRTQEEVFAAGSVKISSAFAPTGVAVPTDGGYLLNGTWKFNTGCKGADWDFTAAMVRNPDGTEGEIMALVPMDQLKVVDDWDVSAGAATGSATAVAEDVFVPAHHAVSFEEVMVSATGDRSNTGATGRNYGLLSFVMAECAAVFIGIARGAYELFLDRLPGRGITYTDWTDQKLHPLTQIQVATARNKIDAAEALSTRWLTLLQERADAGEQPTDDEKAIVRGQTGFAAQLAKEAVEILHNASGGSVIRRDVHLQRFHRDIQGFALHALANADVNLELQGRVLVGLEPGTVFL; encoded by the coding sequence ATGGCTACGAACGACGACCTGGCAGCCGTACTGGAGGCCGTGGACAGCATCGTCCCCGCGCTGCGCGAGAACGGCCGTGCCGCCGAGGACCGCGGCTGGCTGCTGGACGAGAGCATCGAACTCCTGGAGAAGGCCGGCGTGTTCCGCATGGCCGTGCCGCGCCGCTTCGGCGGACTCGACCTGCCGCTCGCCGACCAGGCGAAGGTCATCACCGAGATCGGCCGCGGCTGCCCGGCCGCCGCCTGGGTGACCATGGTGTGGGTCACGAGCACCTGGACGGCGACGCTCTACCCCGACCGCACCCAGGAAGAGGTCTTCGCGGCCGGCTCCGTGAAGATCTCCAGCGCGTTCGCGCCGACCGGCGTCGCGGTTCCCACCGACGGCGGCTACCTCCTCAACGGCACCTGGAAGTTCAACACCGGCTGCAAGGGCGCCGACTGGGACTTCACCGCCGCGATGGTGCGCAACCCGGACGGCACCGAGGGCGAGATCATGGCCCTCGTCCCCATGGACCAGCTCAAGGTCGTCGACGACTGGGACGTCTCCGCGGGCGCCGCCACCGGCAGCGCCACCGCGGTCGCCGAGGACGTCTTCGTGCCGGCCCACCACGCGGTGTCCTTCGAGGAGGTCATGGTCAGCGCGACCGGTGACCGCTCCAACACCGGCGCCACCGGCCGCAACTACGGTCTGCTCAGCTTCGTCATGGCCGAGTGCGCCGCCGTGTTCATCGGCATCGCGCGCGGCGCCTACGAACTGTTCCTCGACCGACTGCCGGGCCGCGGCATCACCTACACCGACTGGACCGACCAGAAGCTGCACCCGCTCACCCAGATCCAGGTCGCCACCGCCCGCAACAAGATCGACGCCGCCGAGGCCCTGTCGACCCGCTGGCTCACCCTCCTCCAGGAGCGCGCCGACGCCGGCGAGCAGCCCACCGACGACGAGAAGGCGATCGTGCGCGGCCAGACCGGCTTCGCCGCCCAGCTCGCCAAGGAGGCCGTGGAGATCCTCCACAACGCGAGCGGCGGCTCCGTCATCCGGCGCGACGTCCACCTCCAGCGCTTCCACCGCGACATCCAGGGCTTCGCCCTGCACGCCCTCGCCAACGCCGACGTCAACCTCGAACTCCAGGGCCGCGTCCTGGTCGGCCTGGAGCCCGGCACCGTCTTCCTCTGA